Proteins from a genomic interval of Papaver somniferum cultivar HN1 chromosome 4, ASM357369v1, whole genome shotgun sequence:
- the LOC113272597 gene encoding uncharacterized protein LOC113272597 has protein sequence MPTQSADCTRCKDLSESIMHTLVLCPFASRVWFLSQFWVNTQFFSSKSFMDWMLFWLVNPVSKLPERDQCLFVAVLWSLCQSRNNLVFQDVKENHTAVLMRAKAMLLTRKSINTISTMIPTSISDRWMPPPTGWIKSNTYGAYDIVSGDNGAGYVMKDFTNNATFCASIVFHVQSAEEAEARAIWAGLKKVVEQKFTHLILESDA, from the coding sequence ATGCCAACGCAATCTGCGGATTGCACTAGATGTAAAGACCTTTCTGAATCTATTATGCATACTCTTGTTCTTTGTCCCTTTGCTAGTCGAGTCTGGTTTTTATCGCAGTTTTGGGTTAACACCCAGTTCTTTAGTTCTAAGTCTTTCATGGATTGGATGTTATTTTGGTTAGTCAACCCTGTTTCCAAGCTCCCTGAAAGAGATCAGTGCCTCTTTGTTGCCGTCCTCTGGTCTTTGTGTCAAAGTAGAAATAATCTAGTTTTCCAGGATGTGAAGGAAAATCATACTGCAGTTCTGATGAGAGCCAAAGCCATGCTTCTTACTAGAAAATCCATTAACACTATCTCCACCATGATCCCTACTAGTATTAGTGACAGATGGATGCCCCCTCCCACTGGATGGATAAAGTCTAATACATATGGAGCTTACGATATTGTTTCTGGTGATAACGGTGCAGGCTATGTCATGAAGGACTTCACCAATAATGCTACCTTTTGCGCCTCCATTGTCTTCCATGTTCAATCTGCTGAAGAAGCCGAAGCAAGAGCAATATGGGCAGGTTTAAAGAAAGTTGTGGAGCAAAAGTTTACGCATCTAATCCTAGAAAGCGATGCTTAG